The proteins below are encoded in one region of Scophthalmus maximus strain ysfricsl-2021 chromosome 4, ASM2237912v1, whole genome shotgun sequence:
- the LOC118301938 gene encoding keratinocyte-associated protein 3 gives MCSFDKDKGPRRLMKTGLTLILIGHINFILGAIVHGSVLRHISKPSQHISTEYTVANIISVTSGLLSIATGIIAIVVSRNIHVLKLQIGLLIASFLNALLSAACCTGLLMAISVTVAHSGQGLMQGCNDTEVPINARSPVSAQCPFDTTRIYDTTLALWFPCAVLSAVEVALSVWCFIVGLALRGLAPCGKSYIKEQLEEEAQCSPHSQRLIGQRFNPDA, from the exons ATGTGCTCGTTTG ATAAGGACAAAGGGCCGAGGAGGCTGATGAAGACGGGGTTGACTCTCATCCTGATCGGCCATATTAACTTTATCCTTGGGGCTATTGTCCATGGCAGTGTCCTCCGGCACATTTCCAAACCCAGCCAGCACATCTCCACTGAATACACAGTGGCCAACATCATCTCTGTCACCTCTGGCCTGCTG AGCATTGCCACTGGGATTATTGCCATTGTGGTGTCAAGGAACATACATGTGTTAAAACTG cAAATAGGACTTCTTATTGCATCATTCCTGAACGCCCTGCTCTCTGCAGCATGCTGCACAGGTCTACTCATGGCAATTAGTGTCACTGTCGCCCACAGTGGCCAAGGATTGATGCAGGGATGCAATGACACAGAAGTGCCCATCAACGCTCGGTCACCTGTCAGTGCCCAGTGCCCCTTTGATACAACACGGATTTAT GACACCACCCTGGCATTGTGGTTTCCCTGTGCTGTGCTGTCAGCGGTTGAGGTCGCACTGTCTGTCTGGTGCTTCATCGTTGGATTGGCTCTCAGGGGGCTGGCACCCTGTGGGAAAAGTTACATCAAagagcag CTGGAGGAAGAGGCCCAGTGCTCTCCTCATAGCCAACGTCTGATTGGACAGCGCTTCAACCCGGATGCCTAA